The following are encoded together in the Asticcacaulis sp. genome:
- a CDS encoding ClpXP protease specificity-enhancing factor SspB has translation MSEDQMIIDQMDYANLTQNALRGVIKQGLLRAASVEGLPGEHHFYITFLTKAPGVSIPADLLARYPYDITIVLQHQFRDLRVTDDFFRVTLTFGGAPKILTVPYNAITRFHDPHAQFMLEFEVDDPAALSQDLDQDLGAGEEIGDIVTELAPPAERPKKDAAAPEPDGDAPKIVSLDQFRKK, from the coding sequence ATGTCCGAAGATCAGATGATCATCGACCAGATGGATTACGCCAACCTGACCCAGAACGCCCTGCGCGGCGTCATCAAGCAGGGGCTGCTGCGGGCCGCCTCGGTGGAAGGGCTGCCGGGTGAGCATCATTTCTACATCACCTTCCTGACCAAGGCGCCCGGCGTTTCGATCCCGGCCGATCTGCTGGCGCGCTATCCCTACGACATCACCATCGTATTGCAGCACCAGTTCCGCGACCTGCGCGTCACCGACGACTTCTTCCGCGTCACCCTCACCTTCGGCGGCGCGCCCAAGATCCTGACCGTGCCCTATAACGCCATCACCCGTTTCCACGATCCGCACGCCCAGTTCATGCTGGAGTTCGAGGTCGATGATCCGGCGGCCCTGTCTCAGGATCTGGACCAGGATCTCGGCGCGGGCGAGGAAATAGGCGATATCGTCACCGAACTGGCGCCGCCGGCGGAACGTCCCAAAAAGGACGCCGCAGCCCCCGAACCCGATGGTGATGCCCCCAAGATCGTTTCGCTGGATCAGTTCCGCAAGAAATAA
- a CDS encoding globin-coupled sensor protein, producing MANSDTYQHRLDFARITPEDTALLRQVWPRIAPALPRILTAFYAHIMREPHLAAMVGAHESRLQGAQSRHWHMLFTSGFSQDYFDNALRIGQTHHRIGLEPKWYIAGYQFVLDELTATLTAAYRFKPKALTRALIAVNKAVFLDLDIAISTYQAASEGAIIEKARKTETAIDQFRGEFETIVGQVSERSSSLQSTSRDLGQVADSAQSTSETVADVASRASMDSQSVAAAAEELTKSIQEISSQISGASTGIRSVVHMAETSSAEVGQLSGAVDKIGDILGMIQGIAAQTNLLALNATIEAARAGDAGKGFAVVATEVKALADQTARATTEISQHIKEIRGSTDRAVASIGDIVNAITEVEASNTSIAAAVEEQSTATNEIAASIQHVSDASSSLSEHIVSLNSAVKQTQMATESVDESAQSLGGAIRRTDPPRRTVLHQSAGVLIRFIV from the coding sequence ATGGCTAACAGCGACACCTATCAGCATCGTCTTGATTTCGCTCGTATCACGCCTGAGGACACCGCCCTGCTGCGACAGGTCTGGCCGCGCATCGCGCCCGCCCTGCCCCGTATCCTGACCGCCTTCTATGCCCATATCATGCGCGAGCCACACCTGGCGGCGATGGTCGGCGCCCACGAAAGCCGCCTGCAGGGCGCGCAGAGCCGCCACTGGCACATGCTGTTCACCAGCGGTTTCAGCCAGGATTATTTCGACAACGCCCTGCGCATCGGCCAGACACATCACCGCATCGGTCTGGAGCCCAAATGGTACATTGCCGGCTACCAGTTCGTGCTCGATGAACTAACGGCCACCCTGACCGCCGCCTATCGTTTCAAGCCGAAAGCCCTGACCAGAGCGCTCATCGCCGTTAACAAGGCGGTATTTCTTGATCTCGATATCGCCATCTCCACCTACCAGGCGGCCAGCGAAGGCGCCATCATAGAAAAGGCGCGCAAAACGGAAACCGCGATCGATCAGTTCCGTGGTGAATTCGAAACCATTGTCGGTCAGGTCTCCGAGCGGTCCTCAAGCCTGCAATCGACCTCGCGCGACCTGGGCCAGGTGGCCGACAGCGCGCAATCGACCTCGGAGACCGTGGCCGATGTCGCCAGCCGCGCCTCGATGGACTCCCAGTCCGTGGCCGCCGCCGCCGAGGAACTGACCAAGTCGATCCAGGAAATCAGCAGCCAGATCAGCGGCGCCTCGACCGGCATTCGGTCCGTGGTCCATATGGCGGAAACCTCCAGCGCCGAGGTGGGCCAGCTCTCCGGCGCGGTCGATAAGATCGGCGACATTCTGGGCATGATCCAGGGCATTGCCGCCCAGACCAATCTGCTGGCGCTCAACGCCACCATAGAGGCCGCCCGCGCCGGGGACGCCGGCAAAGGCTTCGCCGTGGTCGCCACCGAGGTCAAGGCCCTGGCCGATCAGACCGCCCGCGCCACCACCGAAATCTCTCAGCACATCAAGGAGATCAGAGGCTCCACGGATCGCGCCGTCGCCTCGATCGGCGACATAGTCAATGCGATCACCGAGGTCGAAGCGTCAAATACCTCGATCGCTGCCGCCGTCGAGGAACAGAGCACGGCCACCAACGAGATCGCCGCCAGCATCCAACATGTGTCGGACGCTTCTTCCAGCCTGTCCGAGCACATTGTCAGCCTGAACAGCGCCGTGAAACAGACCCAGATGGCAACGGAATCGGTGGATGAGTCCGCGCAATCCCTCGGCGGCGCAATCCGGCGAACTGACCCGCCACGCCGAACAGTTCTTCATCAATCTGCGGGCGTCTTGATCCGCTTCATAGTGTAA
- a CDS encoding family 43 glycosylhydrolase, whose amino-acid sequence MSGLASCLVLALSLPASALTRDAPMVSASNSLSSATWTPDNGDGTFTNPLFYDEFSDPDLIRVGDWFYLTGTTMHTMPGLPILRSKDLVNWEFVAYAMDKLDLGPAYRLEDGENIYGQGIWAPCFRYHNGKFYIFSNVNGQNTQMFTAADPKGPWTHTSMKRSFHDLSVLFDDDGKAYVVWGHQGMHLAQLTDDLTDIVPGTERILFTDDAGMGEGAHFYKIDGKYYIISAEYAGGFRMPAARADHVLGPYEVNRAISLHEDFGMAAGPRTGSPKPPFKFWAPGSAASHGLAMHQGGIVQTPEGEWWGFSMMDFNSVGRLTDLSPITWKDGWPWFGLPGNLTRTPRTWVKPKTATPQPISVPYRRSDDFSAPQLQPLWQWNHVPVDGKWSLSERPGFLRLHALPANSFYEARDTLTQRAIGPMSTPTVLLDVSNLKPGDTAGLGLLNLPYATLGVDKSAGGVEKSADGLDVVFYDQLPDKTVRVKMTGTRIWLRADCDFLNERARFSYSFDGVTFTPIGDEVALTYQTFTFQGVRYGLFSYNTTGAEGGFADFDSIDVYQPHTHGLMRPIPYGRSIRLTSFHASTGLAASPAGVTSAVPTRFEIIDRKLGRIALRSGGRYVTVGADGGVTLVAGQSGPAQTFQWIETPTGELVLMSLATNRFLRIDPQTGDIRADSPGPMPDDSDGARFTWSK is encoded by the coding sequence ATGTCCGGACTGGCGTCATGCCTGGTGTTGGCGCTGAGTTTGCCGGCATCTGCGCTTACTCGTGACGCTCCGATGGTCAGTGCGTCCAACAGCTTGTCGAGCGCGACCTGGACGCCGGATAACGGCGACGGCACATTCACCAACCCTTTATTTTATGATGAATTTTCAGACCCGGACCTGATCCGCGTCGGCGACTGGTTCTACCTGACCGGCACCACTATGCACACCATGCCGGGCTTGCCAATTCTGCGTTCTAAGGATCTGGTCAACTGGGAATTCGTCGCCTATGCCATGGACAAGCTCGACCTGGGCCCGGCCTACCGGCTGGAGGACGGCGAAAATATCTACGGCCAGGGCATCTGGGCGCCGTGCTTCCGTTACCACAACGGCAAATTCTACATCTTCTCGAACGTCAACGGCCAGAACACCCAGATGTTCACGGCCGCCGATCCGAAGGGGCCGTGGACGCACACATCGATGAAACGCAGCTTTCATGACCTGTCCGTTCTGTTCGACGACGACGGCAAGGCTTATGTCGTCTGGGGGCACCAGGGGATGCACCTGGCCCAGCTTACGGACGACCTGACCGACATCGTGCCTGGCACTGAGCGCATCCTCTTCACCGATGACGCCGGGATGGGCGAGGGGGCGCATTTCTACAAGATCGACGGCAAGTACTACATCATCAGCGCCGAATATGCCGGCGGCTTTCGTATGCCGGCGGCGCGGGCCGATCATGTGCTGGGGCCTTACGAGGTCAATCGCGCGATCAGCCTGCATGAGGACTTCGGCATGGCGGCAGGCCCGCGCACGGGTTCGCCCAAGCCACCGTTCAAGTTCTGGGCGCCCGGCTCCGCTGCCAGTCATGGCCTGGCGATGCACCAGGGCGGCATCGTCCAGACGCCTGAGGGCGAATGGTGGGGCTTTTCCATGATGGATTTCAATTCTGTGGGCCGGCTGACGGACTTGTCACCGATCACCTGGAAGGACGGCTGGCCCTGGTTCGGCCTGCCGGGTAACCTGACGCGCACCCCGCGAACCTGGGTGAAACCGAAGACCGCCACGCCGCAACCGATCAGTGTGCCTTATCGGCGCAGCGATGATTTTTCGGCGCCGCAGCTCCAGCCCCTGTGGCAGTGGAACCATGTCCCGGTCGATGGTAAGTGGTCGTTGTCGGAACGGCCGGGCTTCCTGAGGCTTCACGCCCTGCCGGCGAACTCGTTTTATGAGGCGCGCGATACGCTGACGCAGCGGGCGATCGGGCCGATGTCGACGCCGACCGTCTTGCTCGATGTATCGAACCTGAAACCGGGCGACACGGCCGGCCTGGGGCTGCTCAATCTGCCCTATGCGACCCTTGGCGTCGACAAAAGTGCTGGGGGCGTCGAAAAAAGCGCTGACGGGCTCGATGTCGTCTTTTATGACCAGTTGCCCGACAAGACGGTGCGGGTGAAGATGACTGGAACGCGCATCTGGCTTCGGGCTGACTGCGATTTTCTCAACGAACGGGCGCGCTTCAGCTATTCGTTCGATGGAGTCACCTTTACCCCTATCGGTGATGAGGTCGCGCTGACCTACCAGACCTTCACCTTCCAGGGGGTTCGCTATGGATTGTTCAGCTACAATACGACCGGCGCCGAAGGCGGTTTTGCCGATTTCGACAGTATCGACGTTTATCAGCCGCATACCCACGGCCTGATGCGACCCATTCCCTATGGCCGATCGATCCGGCTGACCTCTTTTCACGCTTCAACCGGCTTGGCGGCCAGCCCTGCGGGCGTGACTTCGGCTGTTCCAACGCGGTTCGAGATCATTGATCGCAAATTAGGCCGCATAGCCCTGCGATCAGGCGGGCGCTATGTCACGGTCGGTGCGGATGGCGGGGTGACACTTGTGGCCGGCCAGTCCGGCCCGGCGCAAACCTTCCAGTGGATTGAAACGCCGACGGGGGAACTGGTGCTGATGTCACTGGCCACCAACCGCTTCCTGCGCATCGATCCGCAGACCGGGGATATCCGGGCCGACAGTCCGGGGCCGATGCCGGACGACAGCGACGGTGCGCGCTTTACCTGGTCGAAATAA
- a CDS encoding DUF4142 domain-containing protein: MSRSSHLRAAAACGAIFVLSLGGPAACSKTTTDKVEETTTSVVADASAAVSSIGADMDANKTQDFVTKAAIANMFEIKTSELAVKTSKNADVLAFAKMMIKDHTAAGDKFKTAVAATSGLTPPAALDDDHQKKLDDLATKTGTDFDKAYVDIQQSAHAEAVSLFDDYSKNGKDAALQTFATNTLPTLQAHKDKIDAFKE, from the coding sequence ATGTCCAGATCAAGCCATCTTCGTGCCGCCGCCGCCTGTGGCGCCATCTTCGTCCTGTCCCTTGGTGGCCCGGCCGCCTGCAGCAAGACCACCACCGACAAGGTCGAGGAAACCACCACCAGTGTGGTCGCCGACGCCTCGGCGGCGGTCAGCAGCATCGGCGCCGATATGGACGCCAATAAGACGCAGGATTTCGTCACCAAGGCGGCGATTGCCAATATGTTCGAGATCAAGACCAGCGAACTGGCTGTCAAGACCTCGAAAAACGCCGATGTCCTGGCCTTCGCCAAAATGATGATCAAGGACCACACCGCCGCCGGCGACAAGTTCAAGACCGCCGTCGCCGCCACTTCCGGCCTGACCCCGCCGGCCGCGCTCGACGACGATCACCAGAAGAAGCTCGATGACCTGGCTACCAAGACCGGCACTGACTTCGACAAGGCCTATGTCGATATTCAGCAGAGCGCCCATGCCGAAGCGGTCAGCCTGTTCGACGACTATTCGAAGAACGGCAAGGATGCGGCCCTGCAAACCTTCGCCACCAATACCCTGCCAACCCTCCAGGCGCACAAGGATAAGATCGACGCTTTCAAGGAATAG
- a CDS encoding M48 family metallopeptidase: MAQEQTAANLDRDMPERIPGARPDPKSLEGGIWADSAKAERLAKTSGERDTDPALEAYISGVEAGVAGPFAGDIRMYVMDRPFFNASVSPNGYGEVWSGLLLRCETEDELAFVLGHETGHFRHSHGLKRYQEVKSGSNAAMVAMLVIGVAAAASAAASTPAGTTYRPVGGYSGTLIDLTYLGTIAVLMGYSRDTEAQADAYGLIYENKAGYFTGSGAALWTRMIEETQASDYEKVRRLPTRTNVFGSHPLESDRITLLNALDRQLHGGALASQDVAEAKAARAAYRAHVRPYLGRWLKDDLRRQDYGQTLYLIDHLSVDGEDAGLLNFYRGEALRLRGHTDDLPQALAAYKAALKSPDAPVETWRQLGDVYRHAGQTTEAQDAYRAYLAAAPTASDAWMIQDEIDTIAKTTPAETPPPVSGAAPAPEAAPSNGGATT; encoded by the coding sequence ATGGCCCAGGAACAAACGGCCGCCAATCTCGACAGGGACATGCCCGAGCGCATTCCCGGCGCCAGACCCGATCCCAAATCGCTGGAAGGCGGCATCTGGGCCGACAGCGCCAAGGCCGAGCGGTTAGCCAAAACATCCGGCGAGCGTGACACCGATCCGGCTTTGGAAGCCTATATCTCCGGCGTCGAGGCCGGGGTCGCCGGGCCATTTGCCGGCGACATCCGCATGTATGTGATGGACCGGCCCTTCTTCAATGCCAGCGTCAGCCCCAATGGCTATGGCGAGGTATGGTCGGGCCTGCTGCTGCGCTGCGAGACCGAGGATGAACTGGCCTTTGTCCTTGGCCACGAAACCGGGCACTTTCGCCATTCGCACGGCCTGAAACGCTATCAGGAAGTCAAGTCAGGCTCGAACGCCGCCATGGTGGCCATGCTGGTGATCGGCGTCGCGGCGGCCGCCTCTGCCGCGGCCTCCACGCCTGCCGGGACCACCTATCGGCCGGTGGGCGGCTACTCAGGCACCCTGATCGACCTCACCTATCTCGGCACCATCGCCGTGCTGATGGGCTATTCGCGCGATACCGAGGCCCAGGCCGATGCCTATGGCCTGATCTATGAAAACAAGGCCGGTTACTTTACCGGTTCCGGCGCCGCCTTGTGGACACGCATGATCGAGGAAACCCAGGCATCGGACTACGAAAAGGTGCGCCGCCTGCCCACCCGCACCAATGTCTTCGGCAGTCACCCGCTGGAGAGCGACCGCATCACCCTGCTGAATGCGCTCGACAGGCAGCTTCATGGTGGTGCCCTGGCCTCCCAAGACGTGGCGGAAGCGAAAGCGGCGCGCGCCGCCTACCGCGCCCATGTCCGCCCCTATCTGGGCCGCTGGTTGAAGGACGACCTGCGTCGCCAGGATTACGGCCAGACCCTGTATCTGATCGACCATCTGAGCGTCGATGGCGAGGATGCCGGCCTGCTGAACTTCTATCGCGGCGAGGCCCTGCGCCTGCGCGGCCATACCGACGACCTGCCCCAGGCGCTGGCCGCCTATAAAGCGGCGCTCAAGAGCCCGGACGCGCCGGTCGAGACCTGGCGCCAACTGGGCGATGTCTACCGCCATGCCGGCCAGACGACTGAGGCGCAGGATGCCTACAGGGCGTATCTGGCCGCCGCGCCCACGGCCAGCGACGCCTGGATGATCCAGGACGAAATCGACACCATAGCCAAGACCACGCCGGCCGAAACGCCACCACCGGTATCTGGCGCAGCACCCGCGCCCGAAGCCGCACCATCCAACGGGGGAGCCACCACATGA
- a CDS encoding helix-turn-helix domain-containing protein, producing MTAAEPSQIQKAREVFFARKGLPVDQIGHSILRSWIRCADMGLDERALPAIDAPTASEIRLLHEKHEALRRISRPELDALYSEAREISGIVILTNAKGEILDAVGDPGFADKAAQVALRPGILWSEDGTGTNAIGTALAERRSVVVNGGEHYFQSHQVLTCSATPIIDPRGATLGVLDISVPATQQSGHVLGMVRMAVEQIEHRLFRNGFDGCRTLRFQTDPNLLGAAREGILVLKDGIVVAANRRGLSLVGRTWDGLDQLHVEEIFDTRVAHLASGRLRAQDGRDFFAQFEGESAGPTLSTAPQQSLEDIELSSIRQALEAHGGNVSAAARHLGIHRSTIYRRIQGI from the coding sequence TTGACCGCTGCCGAGCCATCGCAAATCCAGAAAGCCCGCGAGGTCTTCTTCGCGCGCAAGGGCCTGCCTGTGGATCAGATCGGTCATTCCATCCTGCGCTCATGGATACGCTGCGCCGACATGGGGCTGGATGAGCGAGCGCTCCCGGCCATAGACGCGCCCACGGCGTCCGAAATCCGCCTGCTGCATGAAAAGCACGAAGCTCTACGCCGCATTTCGCGCCCCGAACTGGACGCGCTTTATTCCGAAGCGCGCGAAATCTCCGGCATCGTTATCCTGACCAATGCCAAGGGGGAAATCCTTGATGCCGTGGGCGACCCCGGCTTCGCCGACAAGGCGGCCCAGGTGGCGCTCAGGCCCGGCATATTATGGAGCGAGGACGGCACCGGCACCAATGCCATAGGCACGGCCCTGGCCGAACGCCGCTCGGTCGTCGTCAATGGCGGCGAACACTATTTCCAGAGCCATCAGGTACTGACCTGTTCGGCCACGCCCATCATCGATCCGCGCGGCGCCACGCTTGGCGTGCTTGATATCTCGGTGCCGGCCACCCAGCAGAGCGGCCATGTGCTCGGCATGGTGCGCATGGCCGTGGAGCAGATCGAGCACCGCCTCTTCCGCAACGGTTTCGATGGCTGTCGCACCCTGCGCTTCCAGACCGACCCCAACCTGCTGGGCGCCGCCCGCGAGGGTATACTGGTGCTGAAGGACGGCATAGTGGTGGCCGCCAACCGGCGCGGCCTGTCTCTCGTCGGGCGCACCTGGGACGGCCTTGACCAGCTTCATGTCGAGGAGATTTTCGATACCCGCGTCGCCCATCTGGCTTCCGGCCGCCTGAGGGCGCAGGACGGCCGCGACTTCTTCGCCCAGTTCGAGGGTGAAAGCGCAGGCCCGACCTTGAGTACCGCCCCGCAGCAGAGTCTGGAAGACATAGAACTTTCCAGCATCCGCCAGGCACTGGAAGCC